The Chryseobacterium nakagawai genome has a segment encoding these proteins:
- a CDS encoding catalase family protein produces the protein MPNPILYNKKFDELNEEEKKLLEINKKSIADFVEQSSSISDVNYATRNAHAKTYAVAKGIFWVDPNIPEFLKPFFDKEKFNLFVRLSNAQLKITNSKRDIPAYGFAVQIRDENNNLLSNYPLVNFPLFPVNSVSTFLKLFTAVNLSYIKKWSSLFSIITQAIKVIPSVFTGSFIRNTLKLFSKRNDFILSFDYHSVGAYRLGDYMMKIKLSPKSVNKNMDKKQNMKKALKNYFQRNDFTADVLIQLCCDLKDQPINKLNVEWKNSPYIKIGEVKIEKNSLLDPRDCSNELLSFNPFESKMIFQPVGKIQKLRDSAYKVSVQTRRKINTLLHGKKSEL, from the coding sequence ATGCCAAATCCGATATTATATAATAAGAAGTTTGATGAGCTTAATGAAGAGGAAAAAAAACTTCTGGAAATCAATAAAAAATCGATTGCTGATTTTGTTGAGCAGTCCTCTTCTATAAGTGACGTCAATTATGCTACCAGAAATGCCCATGCGAAAACATATGCTGTTGCTAAGGGAATTTTTTGGGTGGATCCCAATATTCCGGAATTTCTCAAACCTTTTTTTGATAAAGAGAAATTTAATTTGTTTGTAAGGCTTTCCAATGCACAATTGAAAATTACAAATTCTAAAAGGGATATTCCAGCTTATGGCTTTGCAGTGCAAATCAGGGATGAGAATAATAATCTGCTTTCCAATTATCCATTGGTAAACTTTCCATTGTTCCCAGTTAATTCAGTTTCAACATTTCTAAAACTATTTACTGCCGTCAATCTTTCTTATATCAAAAAGTGGAGCAGTTTATTTTCAATTATAACACAAGCCATTAAAGTTATTCCATCTGTTTTTACAGGTTCATTTATCAGAAATACATTAAAGCTATTCAGTAAGAGAAATGATTTTATTCTCTCTTTTGATTATCATTCTGTAGGGGCTTACCGCCTGGGAGATTATATGATGAAAATAAAGCTCAGTCCTAAGTCTGTTAATAAAAATATGGACAAGAAACAAAACATGAAAAAGGCTTTAAAGAATTATTTTCAGAGGAATGATTTTACCGCCGATGTTTTGATTCAGCTGTGCTGTGATCTGAAAGACCAACCCATCAACAAATTGAATGTAGAATGGAAAAATTCGCCCTACATCAAGATTGGTGAAGTTAAAATAGAAAAGAATTCTTTACTGGATCCCCGAGATTGTAGTAATGAACTTCTTTCATTTAATCCGTTTGAAAGTAAGATGATCTTTCAACCC